The Vanessa tameamea isolate UH-Manoa-2023 chromosome 2, ilVanTame1 primary haplotype, whole genome shotgun sequence genome has a segment encoding these proteins:
- the LOC113401956 gene encoding uncharacterized protein LOC113401956 isoform X2 — protein sequence MVNGNYVLYGDRPSSDSEIVCDHVQTRTAERKTKRKTNKTTSANERHSRNVAELDNETDAVKYEKKIKEPRLLRYVPTTDVEENFVTEKYETYDLKLEEPPKKHTFTKKPKNPADGSINYAYSHSSSSCSSPNLPTISEHGEQYGTYRVRSPQLPNANDIQGYDTKLDKYFAKPREVKTFAAKVGYNGSHPDSLYRVANDSGAGSNQFVRALRVLRWPLALFTVCVALAVFVYFLMPVNMDADSDSVNATYWAESISEAQTHNNRNKMAIKPTLQTGTEKSRPPGSNPPEIDFYDSDHNNYDLSSIVDIVTEKLPKRKLPLPPIFPTHIAPEVQYGNEEADSESSRSPKLLKVTTTVPSDSTLKPHITQKPEKPLAVYFKDGNAITTTSTEGVTITESITHAESSNDIANYLKQQAKINIMKYSKPEIQVEQVSPSSVPLPQFDTAKMKQLFVPKPDVPPEVQEYYSRPAVNRDVKFTSGHSKLFGISIEDAENMKSTTQNSLYNTRVSPTLPTWRDRDDSTTKKYPINGNFDVPQCRSTRLPLCRGVLPYDLAGAPATVGMVDVTTLLPQIEYLVSTNCSLRVRHFACSLLEPECSPPPYSPKLPCYNFCKAIVDSCDGMLPTDLQAMFACNQYSSSNCATARAPCFSRELACGDGSCVPRDWICDGTRDCPGGEDEMPCSACENNEYRCSSGLCITKRWLCDGYADCPSGEDEQEDLCRRRLRAEGGYGEDVGEPGEELAGSAPAPSVRKPNRLHVPQNRNYAALRNGDTDSSQELLMTSDSNNALRRNFTRRPSLSRLSPYKRPKPLEFKHDSEENNENASAAPIIHQHQNRTRKPNSKNVNINEDNLDDSPENVNLEDLGLFGDVEKEKKEEQTERKGQKKQPFRPMNRATDLVESTKLDKTINTLEKVIDGAGMLRKAARDNREETVDSPESTHTADATDGAAGAHNSAHNSAHASPCPSGELRCVDGRCITFAQLCDGTIDCSDHADEDNCYT from the exons aTGGTTAACGGTAATTACGTGTTATATGGGGACAGACCGTCCTCAGATTCAGAGATTGTTTGCGATCACGTTCAAACACGCACGGCTGAAAGAAAAACTaagagaaaaacaaataaaactacatcTGCTAATGAAAGACATTCACGTAATGTAGCCGAGCTTGACAATGAGACAGATGCCGTTAAATACGAGAAGAAAATAAAGGAGCCGAGACTTTTGCGTTACGTTCCAACTACAGATGTTGAAGAAAACTTTGTCACGGAAAAGTATGAAACATACGATTTGAAACTCGAAGAACCACCAAAAAAGCATACTTTTACAAAGAAGCCTAAAAATCCGGCCGATGGTTCAATAAATTACGCTTATTCGCATTCCAGTAGCAGCTGCAGCTCACCGAATTTACCGACGATATCTGAGCACGGTGAACAGTATGGCACTTATCGGGTCAGATCTCCGCAACTTCCGAATGCTAACGATATACAGGGTTATGATACCAAGCTCGACAAATACTTCGCTAAGCCGCGAGAAGTGAAGACATTTGCAGCTAAGGTAGGATACAAC GGTTCACATCCAGACAGCTTATATCGCGTGGCGAATGACAGTGGCGCCGGTTCAAACCAGTTCGTCCGGGCGTTACGTGTGCTGCGATGGCCGCTCGCACTCTTCACCGTATGCGTCGCGCTTGCAGTATTCGTTTATTTCCTTATGCCAg TTAACATGGACGCTGACTCAGACTCGGTGAATGCTACATATTGGGCAGAAAGTATTTCAGAGGCTCAAACACATAATAATCGAAACAAAATGGCTATCAAACCAACTTTGCAAACAGGAACAGAAAAGTCGCGACCGCCAG GTTCAAACCCACCGGAAATCGACTTTTATGATTCTGACCACAACAACTATGATTTATCTTCTATAGTTGATATAGTAACTGAAAAACTACCGAAAAGAAAACTACCCCTTCCACCCATATTTCCTACCCACATAGCTCCAGAGGTTCAATATGGAAATGAGGAAGCAGATTCAGAAAGCTCTCGTTCTCCCAAATTACTCAAGGTTACTACAACTGTGCCTAGTGATTCTACACTAAAACCACACATAACTCAGAAACCAGAAAAACCACttgctgtttattttaaagacgGCAATGCAATTACAACTACGAGTACAGAAGGGGTAACAATAACTGAAAGCATCACACACGCGGAATCATCCAACGATATAGCTAATTATCTTAAACAAcaggcaaaaataaatataatgaaatattcaaagCCAGAAATACAAGTTGAACAAGTTTCTCCATCTTCTGTGCCTTTACCACAATTTGATACTGCAAAAATGAAGCAACTCTTCGTACCAAAGCCAGACGTTCCTCCTGAAGTGCAAGAATATTACAGTCGGCCAGCCGTCAACAGAGATGTCAAATTCACCTCAGGTCATTCAAAACTTTTCGGTATTTCAATAGAAGACGCGGAAAATATGAAGTCTACTACTCAAAATTCACTTTATAACACAAGGGTGTCCCCAACTCTACCAACATGGCGGGACCGAGATGATtccacaacaaaaaaatatcctatAAATGGTAACTTCGATG TGCCTCAATGTCGTTCCACACGCCTGCCTCTATGCCGCGGAGTTCTGCCGTATGACTTAGCGGGAGCCCCGGCCACCGTTGGCATGGTGGACGTAACGACCTTGCTACCACAAATAGAATATCTCGTCAGCACTAACTGCAGCTTAAGAGTCAGGCACTTCGCTTGTTCGCTTCTCGAGCCAGAATGCAGTCCGCCACCATACTCCCCGAAACTGCCATGCTATAACTTTTGCAAAG cGATCGTCGACAGCTGTGATGGTATGTTGCCAACGGATCTCCAGGCCATGTTCGCTTGCAATCAGTACTCTAGTAGCAACTGTGCAACTGCTCGCGCTCCTTGCTTCTCGCGTGAACTTGCATGTGGAGACGGTTCCTGTGTGCCAAGAGACTGGATCTGCGACGGAACCAGAGATTGTCCAGGCGGCGAAGATGAGATGCCTTGTTCAGCTTGCGAAAATAACGAATATcg ctGCAGCTCCGGCCTTTGCATCACAAAGCGATGGCTTTGCGATGGATACGCTGACTGTCCTAGTGGAGAAGATGAACAAGAAGACTTATGTCGAAGAAGACTTCGAGCTGAAGGCGGCTACGGAGAGGACGTGGGGGAGCCTGGAGAGGAATTAGCTGGTTCAGCTCCAGCACCATCAGTTCGCAAACCGAACAGGCTGCATGTTCCACAAAATAGAAACTATGCTGCACTTCGTAATG GAGATACTGACAGCAGTCAGGAATTACTCATGACTAGCGACAGCAACAATGCTTTAAGGCGTAACTTCACACGGCGGCCTTCTTTGTCACGCTTAAGCCCATATAAACGTCCTAAACCACTTGAATTCAAACATGATTCAGAAGAAAATAACGAGAATGCAAGTGCAGCACCAATAATACATCAACATCAAAACAGAACTAGAAAACctaattctaaaaatgtaaatataaatgaagacAATTTAGATGATTCACCAGAAAATGTTAACTTGGAAGATCTCGGATTATTCGGTGATGTTGAGAAAGAGAAAAAAGAAGAACAGACGGAGAGAAAGGgacaaaaaaaacaaccatTCAGGCCAATGAATCGAGCGACTGACTTAGTGGAATCAACTAAGTTAGACAAAACTATAAATACACTAGAAAAAGTTATCGATGGAGCTGGCATGTTGAGG AAAGCGGCTCGTGACAACCGCGAAGAAACTGTAGACTCTCCAGAGAGCACCCACACCGCGGACGCGACCGACGGCGCGGCGGGCGCCCACAACAGCGCCCACAACAGCGCCCACGCGTCGCCGTGCCCCAGCGGCGAGCTGCGCTGCGTGGATGGGCGCTGTATCACCTTCGCTCAGCTCTGCGATGGCACCATCGACTGTTCCGACCACGCCGACGAAGACAACTGCTACACGTGA
- the LOC113401956 gene encoding uncharacterized protein LOC113401956 isoform X5: MVNGNYVLYGDRPSSDSEIVCDHVQTRTAERKTKRKTNKTTSANERHSRNVAELDNETDAVKYEKKIKEPRLLRYVPTTDVEENFVTEKYETYDLKLEEPPKKHTFTKKPKNPADGSINYAYSHSSSSCSSPNLPTISEHGEQYGTYRVRSPQLPNANDIQGYDTKLDKYFAKPREVKTFAAKGSHPDSLYRVANDSGAGSNQFVRALRVLRWPLALFTVCVALAVFVYFLMPVNMDADSDSVNATYWAESISEAQTHNNRNKMAIKPTLQTGTEKSRPPGSNPPEIDFYDSDHNNYDLSSIVDIVTEKLPKRKLPLPPIFPTHIAPEVQYGNEEADSESSRSPKLLKVTTTVPSDSTLKPHITQKPEKPLAVYFKDGNAITTTSTEGVTITESITHAESSNDIANYLKQQAKINIMKYSKPEIQVEQVSPSSVPLPQFDTAKMKQLFVPKPDVPPEVQEYYSRPAVNRDVKFTSGHSKLFGISIEDAENMKSTTQNSLYNTRVSPTLPTWRDRDDSTTKKYPINGNFDVPQCRSTRLPLCRGVLPYDLAGAPATVGMVDVTTLLPQIEYLVSTNCSLRVRHFACSLLEPECSPPPYSPKLPCYNFCKAIVDSCDGMLPTDLQAMFACNQYSSSNCATARAPCFSRELACGDGSCVPRDWICDGTRDCPGGEDEMPCSACENNEYRCSSGLCITKRWLCDGYADCPSGEDEQEDLCRRRLRAEGGYGEDVGEPGEELAGSAPAPSVRKPNRLHVPQNRNYAALRNGDTDSSQELLMTSDSNNALRRNFTRRPSLSRLSPYKRPKPLEFKHDSEENNENASAAPIIHQHQNRTRKPNSKNVNINEDNLDDSPENVNLEDLGLFGDVEKEKKEEQTERKGQKKQPFRPMNRATDLVESTKLDKTINTLEKVIDGAGMLRKAARDNREETVDSPESTHTADATDGAAGAHNSAHNSAHASPCPSGELRCVDGRCITFAQLCDGTIDCSDHADEDNCYT, from the exons aTGGTTAACGGTAATTACGTGTTATATGGGGACAGACCGTCCTCAGATTCAGAGATTGTTTGCGATCACGTTCAAACACGCACGGCTGAAAGAAAAACTaagagaaaaacaaataaaactacatcTGCTAATGAAAGACATTCACGTAATGTAGCCGAGCTTGACAATGAGACAGATGCCGTTAAATACGAGAAGAAAATAAAGGAGCCGAGACTTTTGCGTTACGTTCCAACTACAGATGTTGAAGAAAACTTTGTCACGGAAAAGTATGAAACATACGATTTGAAACTCGAAGAACCACCAAAAAAGCATACTTTTACAAAGAAGCCTAAAAATCCGGCCGATGGTTCAATAAATTACGCTTATTCGCATTCCAGTAGCAGCTGCAGCTCACCGAATTTACCGACGATATCTGAGCACGGTGAACAGTATGGCACTTATCGGGTCAGATCTCCGCAACTTCCGAATGCTAACGATATACAGGGTTATGATACCAAGCTCGACAAATACTTCGCTAAGCCGCGAGAAGTGAAGACATTTGCAGCTAAG GGTTCACATCCAGACAGCTTATATCGCGTGGCGAATGACAGTGGCGCCGGTTCAAACCAGTTCGTCCGGGCGTTACGTGTGCTGCGATGGCCGCTCGCACTCTTCACCGTATGCGTCGCGCTTGCAGTATTCGTTTATTTCCTTATGCCAg TTAACATGGACGCTGACTCAGACTCGGTGAATGCTACATATTGGGCAGAAAGTATTTCAGAGGCTCAAACACATAATAATCGAAACAAAATGGCTATCAAACCAACTTTGCAAACAGGAACAGAAAAGTCGCGACCGCCAG GTTCAAACCCACCGGAAATCGACTTTTATGATTCTGACCACAACAACTATGATTTATCTTCTATAGTTGATATAGTAACTGAAAAACTACCGAAAAGAAAACTACCCCTTCCACCCATATTTCCTACCCACATAGCTCCAGAGGTTCAATATGGAAATGAGGAAGCAGATTCAGAAAGCTCTCGTTCTCCCAAATTACTCAAGGTTACTACAACTGTGCCTAGTGATTCTACACTAAAACCACACATAACTCAGAAACCAGAAAAACCACttgctgtttattttaaagacgGCAATGCAATTACAACTACGAGTACAGAAGGGGTAACAATAACTGAAAGCATCACACACGCGGAATCATCCAACGATATAGCTAATTATCTTAAACAAcaggcaaaaataaatataatgaaatattcaaagCCAGAAATACAAGTTGAACAAGTTTCTCCATCTTCTGTGCCTTTACCACAATTTGATACTGCAAAAATGAAGCAACTCTTCGTACCAAAGCCAGACGTTCCTCCTGAAGTGCAAGAATATTACAGTCGGCCAGCCGTCAACAGAGATGTCAAATTCACCTCAGGTCATTCAAAACTTTTCGGTATTTCAATAGAAGACGCGGAAAATATGAAGTCTACTACTCAAAATTCACTTTATAACACAAGGGTGTCCCCAACTCTACCAACATGGCGGGACCGAGATGATtccacaacaaaaaaatatcctatAAATGGTAACTTCGATG TGCCTCAATGTCGTTCCACACGCCTGCCTCTATGCCGCGGAGTTCTGCCGTATGACTTAGCGGGAGCCCCGGCCACCGTTGGCATGGTGGACGTAACGACCTTGCTACCACAAATAGAATATCTCGTCAGCACTAACTGCAGCTTAAGAGTCAGGCACTTCGCTTGTTCGCTTCTCGAGCCAGAATGCAGTCCGCCACCATACTCCCCGAAACTGCCATGCTATAACTTTTGCAAAG cGATCGTCGACAGCTGTGATGGTATGTTGCCAACGGATCTCCAGGCCATGTTCGCTTGCAATCAGTACTCTAGTAGCAACTGTGCAACTGCTCGCGCTCCTTGCTTCTCGCGTGAACTTGCATGTGGAGACGGTTCCTGTGTGCCAAGAGACTGGATCTGCGACGGAACCAGAGATTGTCCAGGCGGCGAAGATGAGATGCCTTGTTCAGCTTGCGAAAATAACGAATATcg ctGCAGCTCCGGCCTTTGCATCACAAAGCGATGGCTTTGCGATGGATACGCTGACTGTCCTAGTGGAGAAGATGAACAAGAAGACTTATGTCGAAGAAGACTTCGAGCTGAAGGCGGCTACGGAGAGGACGTGGGGGAGCCTGGAGAGGAATTAGCTGGTTCAGCTCCAGCACCATCAGTTCGCAAACCGAACAGGCTGCATGTTCCACAAAATAGAAACTATGCTGCACTTCGTAATG GAGATACTGACAGCAGTCAGGAATTACTCATGACTAGCGACAGCAACAATGCTTTAAGGCGTAACTTCACACGGCGGCCTTCTTTGTCACGCTTAAGCCCATATAAACGTCCTAAACCACTTGAATTCAAACATGATTCAGAAGAAAATAACGAGAATGCAAGTGCAGCACCAATAATACATCAACATCAAAACAGAACTAGAAAACctaattctaaaaatgtaaatataaatgaagacAATTTAGATGATTCACCAGAAAATGTTAACTTGGAAGATCTCGGATTATTCGGTGATGTTGAGAAAGAGAAAAAAGAAGAACAGACGGAGAGAAAGGgacaaaaaaaacaaccatTCAGGCCAATGAATCGAGCGACTGACTTAGTGGAATCAACTAAGTTAGACAAAACTATAAATACACTAGAAAAAGTTATCGATGGAGCTGGCATGTTGAGG AAAGCGGCTCGTGACAACCGCGAAGAAACTGTAGACTCTCCAGAGAGCACCCACACCGCGGACGCGACCGACGGCGCGGCGGGCGCCCACAACAGCGCCCACAACAGCGCCCACGCGTCGCCGTGCCCCAGCGGCGAGCTGCGCTGCGTGGATGGGCGCTGTATCACCTTCGCTCAGCTCTGCGATGGCACCATCGACTGTTCCGACCACGCCGACGAAGACAACTGCTACACGTGA
- the LOC113401956 gene encoding uncharacterized protein LOC113401956 isoform X3, which yields MVNGNYVLYGDRPSSDSEIVCDHVQTRTAERKTKRKTNKTTSANERHSRNVAELDNETDAVKYEKKIKEPRLLRYVPTTDVEENFVTEKYETYDLKLEEPPKKHTFTKKPKNPADGSINYAYSHSSSSCSSPNLPTISEHGEQYGTYRVRSPQLPNANDIQGYDTKLDKYFAKPREVKTFAAKGSHPDSLYRVANDSGAGSNQFVRALRVLRWPLALFTVCVALAVFVYFLMPVNMDADSDSVNATYWAESISEAQTHNNRNKMAIKPTLQTGTEKSRPPGSNPPEIDFYDSDHNNYDLSSIVDIVTEKLPKRKLPLPPIFPTHIAPEVQYGNEEADSESSRSPKLLKVTTTVPSDSTLKPHITQKPEKPLAVYFKDGNAITTTSTEGVTITESITHAESSNDIANYLKQQAKINIMKYSKPEIQVEQVSPSSVPLPQFDTAKMKQLFVPKPDVPPEVQEYYSRPAVNRDVKFTSGHSKLFGISIEDAENMKSTTQNSLYNTRVSPTLPTWRDRDDSTTKKYPINGNFDVPQCRSTRLPLCRGVLPYDLAGAPATVGMVDVTTLLPQIEYLVSTNCSLRVRHFACSLLEPECSPPPYSPKLPCYNFCKAIVDSCDGMLPTDLQAMFACNQYSSSNCATARAPCFSRELACGDGSCVPRDWICDGTRDCPGGEDEMPCSACENNEYRCSSGLCITKRWLCDGYADCPSGEDEQEDLCRRRLRAEGGYGEDVGEPGEELAGSAPAPSVRKPNRLHVPQNRNYAALRNAGDTDSSQELLMTSDSNNALRRNFTRRPSLSRLSPYKRPKPLEFKHDSEENNENASAAPIIHQHQNRTRKPNSKNVNINEDNLDDSPENVNLEDLGLFGDVEKEKKEEQTERKGQKKQPFRPMNRATDLVESTKLDKTINTLEKVIDGAGMLRKAARDNREETVDSPESTHTADATDGAAGAHNSAHNSAHASPCPSGELRCVDGRCITFAQLCDGTIDCSDHADEDNCYT from the exons aTGGTTAACGGTAATTACGTGTTATATGGGGACAGACCGTCCTCAGATTCAGAGATTGTTTGCGATCACGTTCAAACACGCACGGCTGAAAGAAAAACTaagagaaaaacaaataaaactacatcTGCTAATGAAAGACATTCACGTAATGTAGCCGAGCTTGACAATGAGACAGATGCCGTTAAATACGAGAAGAAAATAAAGGAGCCGAGACTTTTGCGTTACGTTCCAACTACAGATGTTGAAGAAAACTTTGTCACGGAAAAGTATGAAACATACGATTTGAAACTCGAAGAACCACCAAAAAAGCATACTTTTACAAAGAAGCCTAAAAATCCGGCCGATGGTTCAATAAATTACGCTTATTCGCATTCCAGTAGCAGCTGCAGCTCACCGAATTTACCGACGATATCTGAGCACGGTGAACAGTATGGCACTTATCGGGTCAGATCTCCGCAACTTCCGAATGCTAACGATATACAGGGTTATGATACCAAGCTCGACAAATACTTCGCTAAGCCGCGAGAAGTGAAGACATTTGCAGCTAAG GGTTCACATCCAGACAGCTTATATCGCGTGGCGAATGACAGTGGCGCCGGTTCAAACCAGTTCGTCCGGGCGTTACGTGTGCTGCGATGGCCGCTCGCACTCTTCACCGTATGCGTCGCGCTTGCAGTATTCGTTTATTTCCTTATGCCAg TTAACATGGACGCTGACTCAGACTCGGTGAATGCTACATATTGGGCAGAAAGTATTTCAGAGGCTCAAACACATAATAATCGAAACAAAATGGCTATCAAACCAACTTTGCAAACAGGAACAGAAAAGTCGCGACCGCCAG GTTCAAACCCACCGGAAATCGACTTTTATGATTCTGACCACAACAACTATGATTTATCTTCTATAGTTGATATAGTAACTGAAAAACTACCGAAAAGAAAACTACCCCTTCCACCCATATTTCCTACCCACATAGCTCCAGAGGTTCAATATGGAAATGAGGAAGCAGATTCAGAAAGCTCTCGTTCTCCCAAATTACTCAAGGTTACTACAACTGTGCCTAGTGATTCTACACTAAAACCACACATAACTCAGAAACCAGAAAAACCACttgctgtttattttaaagacgGCAATGCAATTACAACTACGAGTACAGAAGGGGTAACAATAACTGAAAGCATCACACACGCGGAATCATCCAACGATATAGCTAATTATCTTAAACAAcaggcaaaaataaatataatgaaatattcaaagCCAGAAATACAAGTTGAACAAGTTTCTCCATCTTCTGTGCCTTTACCACAATTTGATACTGCAAAAATGAAGCAACTCTTCGTACCAAAGCCAGACGTTCCTCCTGAAGTGCAAGAATATTACAGTCGGCCAGCCGTCAACAGAGATGTCAAATTCACCTCAGGTCATTCAAAACTTTTCGGTATTTCAATAGAAGACGCGGAAAATATGAAGTCTACTACTCAAAATTCACTTTATAACACAAGGGTGTCCCCAACTCTACCAACATGGCGGGACCGAGATGATtccacaacaaaaaaatatcctatAAATGGTAACTTCGATG TGCCTCAATGTCGTTCCACACGCCTGCCTCTATGCCGCGGAGTTCTGCCGTATGACTTAGCGGGAGCCCCGGCCACCGTTGGCATGGTGGACGTAACGACCTTGCTACCACAAATAGAATATCTCGTCAGCACTAACTGCAGCTTAAGAGTCAGGCACTTCGCTTGTTCGCTTCTCGAGCCAGAATGCAGTCCGCCACCATACTCCCCGAAACTGCCATGCTATAACTTTTGCAAAG cGATCGTCGACAGCTGTGATGGTATGTTGCCAACGGATCTCCAGGCCATGTTCGCTTGCAATCAGTACTCTAGTAGCAACTGTGCAACTGCTCGCGCTCCTTGCTTCTCGCGTGAACTTGCATGTGGAGACGGTTCCTGTGTGCCAAGAGACTGGATCTGCGACGGAACCAGAGATTGTCCAGGCGGCGAAGATGAGATGCCTTGTTCAGCTTGCGAAAATAACGAATATcg ctGCAGCTCCGGCCTTTGCATCACAAAGCGATGGCTTTGCGATGGATACGCTGACTGTCCTAGTGGAGAAGATGAACAAGAAGACTTATGTCGAAGAAGACTTCGAGCTGAAGGCGGCTACGGAGAGGACGTGGGGGAGCCTGGAGAGGAATTAGCTGGTTCAGCTCCAGCACCATCAGTTCGCAAACCGAACAGGCTGCATGTTCCACAAAATAGAAACTATGCTGCACTTCGTAATG CAGGAGATACTGACAGCAGTCAGGAATTACTCATGACTAGCGACAGCAACAATGCTTTAAGGCGTAACTTCACACGGCGGCCTTCTTTGTCACGCTTAAGCCCATATAAACGTCCTAAACCACTTGAATTCAAACATGATTCAGAAGAAAATAACGAGAATGCAAGTGCAGCACCAATAATACATCAACATCAAAACAGAACTAGAAAACctaattctaaaaatgtaaatataaatgaagacAATTTAGATGATTCACCAGAAAATGTTAACTTGGAAGATCTCGGATTATTCGGTGATGTTGAGAAAGAGAAAAAAGAAGAACAGACGGAGAGAAAGGgacaaaaaaaacaaccatTCAGGCCAATGAATCGAGCGACTGACTTAGTGGAATCAACTAAGTTAGACAAAACTATAAATACACTAGAAAAAGTTATCGATGGAGCTGGCATGTTGAGG AAAGCGGCTCGTGACAACCGCGAAGAAACTGTAGACTCTCCAGAGAGCACCCACACCGCGGACGCGACCGACGGCGCGGCGGGCGCCCACAACAGCGCCCACAACAGCGCCCACGCGTCGCCGTGCCCCAGCGGCGAGCTGCGCTGCGTGGATGGGCGCTGTATCACCTTCGCTCAGCTCTGCGATGGCACCATCGACTGTTCCGACCACGCCGACGAAGACAACTGCTACACGTGA